The Gossypium arboreum isolate Shixiya-1 chromosome 6, ASM2569848v2, whole genome shotgun sequence DNA window CATCACTCGTCCAAAGCGCCCGCTTCCTCTTTCCCCACCTCCCTCGTCGATTCTCTCCCTTCCTCCTCCGATGTTCCGTCGTCGTCCTCCTCGTGTTCCTCTTCCCGCCTCCAATTCTTCATCCGGATGATCTCCGAAGGGAACACCATTGTCGTCCAGGCTAATTCGGAGGACACCGTGAAATCCCTACACGAAAGGATTCAGGTGATGACCGGAATTCCGGTGATAGAACAGCGTTTAATTTATCGCGGGAAACAACTCCAGTGGGAGCAATCCCTAGCTGATTGTTCCATCCAAAACGACGCCGGACTCCAACTCGTTGGCCGTATGCGGTCGACGGACCACCCACAAACCTGGCAGGTCATGGACGACATGATCTCCGTTATTTGCCGCCTTTGCCGAGGAGAAACACCCCCTTCCCCGACCAAACACATCAAAGACTGCCTGACCAACTTTTTTACGATTGCTCCAAAGGACAATAATGACTCCGGCCCTGCTCACTTGCAGATATTTATGGCATCTTCGGCTCCTGCCGCTTTGGTAATGCTTTATATGTCTCCTATTAAAAAGAATAAGATGTGTGCTGATGATTCAATAAGGCATATATTAACTCAATATAGGAGTGCATTACCAAAACATTTGCATTCTTATTGTGCACCTATACTATTAGAGTTCTGCAAGCTCCTAAGGAAGGTTGTTAGCGAAGATAGTTTGTATGAGGCGTGCCGGAGTGCACTTGGGATGTTGTTGGAAAGTGTTGGCACTTCCAGGGGTTTAATGCTGCCAGAGGTTAAAGGGTTGATTGTCATACAAGATATTTTCCCCTTTGTTAGTGAGTTGGCTGATAAGATATCTAAGAACTTGGAATCCAGTGTAGATTCTACCAGTAGTGGGGAACCATTATCGAGTGATGTGAGGGATTTCACAGCGTTCTTGAACCCTTTGCGGTCTACCATTCTTGAGAGAGTGGCGTTCCGGATTCCCATATCAGTTAAGTGGAAAAAGAAGGATAACAGCAATCCTCCTTATGGGGAAGCAGTTGAGTTTCTTCATACTATATTTAATGATTTGTTGGGTAAAATGGAAAATTGCCTTATCAGAGTGGAGGAAAACTTAGCCGCAACGGGAAGCAGTGAAGGTGAATATCTTAGTTCAGAGTGGTCTCAGTATCTTGCCATTTTGAAGGAACTGAATGGCATCTCAAAACTTTATCAGGGAGCTGAAGAGCAGTTTTGGATGCTTTTGAGGAATAGAAAATCTTCATTATGTGCCTTAATTATTAGGTTTGCAAAGCGAAATGAAGATAATCGGTGGCTACTTGAGCACAAGGATGTCACTGATTTTGAATCCAGAAGGCATTTGGCCATGATGATGTTTCCTGAGGTAAAAGAAGATTATGAGGAATTACATGAGATGCTCATTGACAGGTCTCAGTTATTGTCTGAGTCATTTCAGTACATTGCTCATGCTAACCCTGAATCACTGCATGCTGGTCTATTCATGGAATTTAAAAATGAAGAAGCTACTGGCCCTGGTGTATTGAGGGAGTGGTTTTTCTTGGTATGCCAAGCTATATTCAATCCAGAGAATGCCCTTTTCGTGCCTTGCTCAAATGATCGTAGAAGATTTTTTCCTAATCCTGGTAAGATTCCTCTGAACTTCTTTTTCTTACCATCCTGCCTGACTATGATATATTTCATAATCCTTATTTTGCAAGAGAGATGGGGCTTTTCAAAGCTTATGATGACAGATGAAATAATTTCAATTAGCAATTAATATATTACAAATGCTGTTACTAGATTTGTTAACATTTGTGCTTTTTAGCCACTTGATGTAAGTAAGAACAGAATGAAGTTTACAGGGCCGTGAAAAGGAGAAATGATGACTCTTTCAGGCTTGCTTTTATCTCTTCTCTATGTCTGTGTTCCCCTGTTTTGATTATAAACATGAATTCAGGTAGTAGAAATGGAAATTTCTCGAGGACTGTCTTTGCAGCTAGTACTGGTCGAATTGGATGTGTGCAGGCTGTGGCATGATTGAAAGCACCTCACATGTTACACCATCTCAGTTTGAAACTCTCCCAAAAGTTACATGTTATCACTATTAAACATAGACACAGGCAAATACTAGCTTGAGATTTGGTATGAGAAAGAGGCAGAAGAGAGAATGAGCTAGAATGGAAAACAATGAAATGggtgtgagagagagagagagagaggcaaCCCAAGATGAAAGTAAGGCTTTGAATCTGGTGGAAAATGAAAATTGCGAGAGTGAGATGCACATTAAGATGAGAATATTTGATGCTTATCTAGATTTCTTTAATTGTTGACCAACCACCATGCAAGATGGAACTTGTCTGCGTCTCCATCAGATATGTAATTAACTTCCAAGACATGGGTTCGATTTTTGGGCATTGCTCTTGAAACCTAGTTCTACTTTTTGCTTCTTGCTTGtttgaaatatttatataatGAGATTCCTTTGAAATGttcatttattattaattattgtcATTGTTGTTAAAGCCTTGTATGCAAAAATCTTATGATACCTCATGAGTTGTGCAGATTTCCTAATCACTCTGCCCAGGTATTTGTTGATTATGTGTTTTCTTCTGTATGCAGCATCTAGAGTGGATCCTTCTCATCTTGAATATTTCAGATTTGCTGGCCGTGTGATTGCATTAGCATTGATGCATAAAGTGCAAGTGGGTGTTGTGTTTGATCGTGTATTTTTCCAACAATTGGCGGGAATGCATATCTCTTTGGAAGATATACGAGAGACAGATCCATGCTTGTATAGCAGCTGCAAGAAGATTCTGGAGATGGATGCTGAGTTTATTGATTCAGATGCTTTGGGATTGACATTTGTCAGAGAAGTTGAGGAGTTAGGATCCAGGAGACTTGTTGAGCTGGTTGCTGGTGGGAAAAACATTGTTGTAAATAGCAAGAATAGGCAGGAATATGTTAATCTTC harbors:
- the LOC108484758 gene encoding LOW QUALITY PROTEIN: E3 ubiquitin-protein ligase UPL5 (The sequence of the model RefSeq protein was modified relative to this genomic sequence to represent the inferred CDS: inserted 2 bases in 1 codon), which translates into the protein MCSPPPQQAGGFHRPMSLFQSAAVDQLSNGYDHRLSSKRKFDDYAFSFDEEDPLVPVRMRKDDHTHQGAYPITAVHHSSKAPASSFPTSLVDSLPSSSDVPSSSSSCSSSRLQFFIRMISEGNTIVVQANSEDTVKSLHERIQVMTGIPVIEQRLIYRGKQLQWEQSLADCSIQNDAGLQLVGRMRSTDHPQTWQVMDDMISVICRLCRGETPPSPTKHIKDCLTNFFTIAPKDNNDSGPAHLQIFMASSAPAALVMLYMSPIKKNKMCADDSIRHILTQYRSALPKHLHSYCAPILLEFCKLLRKVVSEDSLYEACRSALGMLLESVGTSRGLMLPEVKGLIVIQDIFPFVSELADKISKNLESSVDSTSSGEPLSSDVRDFTAFLNPLRSTILERVAFRIPISVKWKKKDNSNPPYGEAVEFLHTIFNDLLGKMENCLIRVEENLAATGSSEGEYLSSEWSQYLAILKELNGISKLYQGAEEQFWMLLRNRKSSLCALIIRFAKRNEDNRWLLEHKDVTDFESRRHLAMMMFPEVKEDYEELHEMLIDRSQLLSESFQYIAHANPESLHAGLFMEFKNEEATGPGVLREWFFLVCQAIFNPENALFVPCSNDRRRFFPNPASRVDPSHLEYFRFAGRVIALALMHKVQVGVVFDRVFFQQLAGMHISLEDIRETDPCLYSSCKKILEMDAEFIDSDALGLTFVREVEELGSRRLVELVAGGKNIVVNSKNRQEYVNLLIRDRFVTSISEQVDHFSQGFGHILSNSRLQKFFFQSLELEDLDWMLYGSESPICIEDWKAHTEYXSYTENDPQINWFWEIVREMSAEQRKVLLFFWTSLKHLPVEGFRGLASQLYIYKSSEPHEHLPSSHTCFYRLCFPPYPSRAEMQKRLNVVTQEHVGCSFGTW